One Xylocopa sonorina isolate GNS202 chromosome 18, iyXylSono1_principal, whole genome shotgun sequence DNA segment encodes these proteins:
- the LOC143431474 gene encoding PX domain-containing protein kinase-like protein isoform X1, giving the protein MALFEKRYTNKVLLDDTEKLTSVIENARTIDGHTEYVIKTQRGPLPEKSWRVSRRYNDFVQLNAALSISGIDLALPPKKIIGNMEPDFIAHRQVALQNYLNNILMNPILASSLSTKKFLDPENYTAPLHEIALQQVSLALRSDANFEVCKAIPDMGWRLRKHYYTVKNRQNPKQELLLAWVEFGPDKHLQDKDMQGVFKSLGTLKHNYVEPIVYQHVTENGALMIRNFYPTGTLRDILCVTKPKQPFIKKYGNPKQTKSLTVPEIAMYGYQILEALGFLHEKGLPYGHLHTGNILLTQRCAKLLDIENGLLGLPAFYRPYVVQRRKLHATTQVDVYSFGHVLYELAFGRPLLEATCSELPYCEPALKSLLEVILSPEALKQDLPTVSHLLEHPFFESARHAVLAAGSVEKPHFKLSSHLKEALQQAVNKAEQRLKDEQKVARHQKRLVKVQEMMSSEEEMKKRKQKLKKEQKLAQEQRSANQLSANGMKHVNGKSPERSDSPTSTSTATSVGTLTPPSLRSADASQGDGVPTVTATIPPPPSRMPPPPDASMTNSVPKLTNERTALLGSICNFNKTSLRKVANGYQ; this is encoded by the exons ATGGCTTTATTTGAGAAACGGTACACAAATAAAGTGCTGCTAGATGATACAGAAAAGCTGACGAGCGTCATTGAAAATGCAAGAACAATCGACGGACACACG GAATATGTGATCAAAACGCAAAGAGGTCCACTACCGGAGAAATCTTGGAGAGTTAGCAGACGCTACAATGATTTCGTACAGCTCAACGCAGCTTTATCAATATCAGGCATTGACCTGGCCCTTCCTCCAAAAAAGATTATTGGTAATATGGAACCAGACTTCATAGCTCATCGTCAAGTAGCCCTACAG AATTATCTAAACAATATACTAATGAATCCTATATTAGCGTCGTCGCTTTCTACGAAAAAGTTCTTAGATCCGGAAAATTACACAGCGCCGTTACATG AAATAGCTCTTCAACAGGTGTCGCTAGCTTTACGCAGCGATGCGAACTTCGAAGTCTGCAAGGCCATTCCTGACATGGGATGGCGGTTGAGAAAGCATTATTATACAGTGAAGAACCGCCAAAATCCCAAGCAAGAGTTGTTGCTCGCGTGGGTGGAATTTGGGCCTGATAAACACCTGCAGGACAAGGATATGCAAGGTGTCTTCAAAAGTTTGGGGACATTGAAGCATAACTATGTAGAGCCGATTGTTTATCAGCACGTAACCGAGAACGGTGCGTTAATGATAAGAAATTTTTATCCGACGGGCACATTACGTGATATATTGTGCGTAACTAAACCTAAGCAACCGTTTATAAAGAAATATGGAAATCCGAAACAAACGAAATCGTTAACAGTGCCTGAAATTGCTATGTATGGTTACCAG ATTTTGGAAGCTTTAGGATTTCTTCATGAGAAGGGCCTACCATACGGACATTTACATACAGGGAACATTCTTCTGACTCAAAGATGTGCAAAATTATTAGATATAGAAAATGGTCTACTAGGTTTACCGGCATTTTATCGGCCTTATGTTGTACAAAGACGTAAACTTCACGCCACG ACTCAAGTGGACGTTTACTCATTTGGACATGTACTATACGAATTGGCATTTGGAAGACCATTACTAGAAGCGACATGTTCGGAATTACCATACTGCGAACCAGCTCTGAAAAGCTTGCTAGAGGTGATACTGTCGCCAGAAGCTCTGAAACAAGATCTGCcgacagtgtcgcatttattggAACACCCGTTCTTTGAATCAGCGAGACATGCTGTACTGGCAGCCGGATCCGTGGAAAAACCACACTTCAAATTGAGCAGCCACTTAAAGGAAGCTCTACAGCAAGCGGTAAACAAAGCTGAACAGCGACTGAAGGATGAACAAAAAGTGGCAAGACATCAGAAAAGGCTTGTCAAAGTTCAAGAAATGATGAGTTCGGAAGAGGAGATGAAGAAACGAAAACAAAAACTG AAGAAAGAACAAAAATTAGCCCAAGAACAACGTTCTGCAAATCAGTTAAGTGCGAACGGGATGAAACACGTAAATGGCAAGAGTCCGGAACGTTCAGACAGTCCTACCAGTACTTCCACGGCGACTAGTGTTGGGACCTTAACACCACCATCGCTAC GTTCTGCAGATGCGTCGCAAGGTGATGGAGTTCCTACGGTTACGGCTACTATACCACCGCCCCCATCTCGAATGCCACCACCTCCTGATGCGAGTATGACGAACAGCGTCCCGAAGTTAACCAACGAACGAACTGCACTGCTTGGAAGTATCTGTAACTTCAACAAAACTAGTCTTCGTAAAGTTGCCAATGGATATCAATAA
- the LOC143431474 gene encoding PX domain-containing protein kinase-like protein isoform X3 codes for MALFEKRYTNKVLLDDTEKLTSVIENARTIDGHTEYVIKTQRGPLPEKSWRVSRRYNDFVQLNAALSISGIDLALPPKKIIGNMEPDFIAHRQVALQNYLNNILMNPILASSLSTKKFLDPENYTAPLHEIALQQVSLALRSDANFEVCKAIPDMGWRLRKHYYTVKNRQNPKQELLLAWVEFGPDKHLQDKDMQGVFKSLGTLKHNYVEPIVYQHVTENGALMIRNFYPTGTLRDILCVTKPKQPFIKKYGNPKQTKSLTVPEIAMYGYQILEALGFLHEKGLPYGHLHTGNILLTQRCAKLLDIENGLLGLPAFYRPYVVQRRKLHATTQVDVYSFGHVLYELAFGRPLLEATCSELPYCEPALKSLLEVILSPEALKQDLPTVSHLLEHPFFESARHAVLAAGSVEKPHFKLSSHLKEALQQAVNKAEQRLKDEQKVARHQKRLVKVQEMMSSEEEMKKRKQKLKKEQKLAQEQRSANQLSANGMKHVNGKSPERSDSPTSTSTATSVGTLTPPSLPGHKS; via the exons ATGGCTTTATTTGAGAAACGGTACACAAATAAAGTGCTGCTAGATGATACAGAAAAGCTGACGAGCGTCATTGAAAATGCAAGAACAATCGACGGACACACG GAATATGTGATCAAAACGCAAAGAGGTCCACTACCGGAGAAATCTTGGAGAGTTAGCAGACGCTACAATGATTTCGTACAGCTCAACGCAGCTTTATCAATATCAGGCATTGACCTGGCCCTTCCTCCAAAAAAGATTATTGGTAATATGGAACCAGACTTCATAGCTCATCGTCAAGTAGCCCTACAG AATTATCTAAACAATATACTAATGAATCCTATATTAGCGTCGTCGCTTTCTACGAAAAAGTTCTTAGATCCGGAAAATTACACAGCGCCGTTACATG AAATAGCTCTTCAACAGGTGTCGCTAGCTTTACGCAGCGATGCGAACTTCGAAGTCTGCAAGGCCATTCCTGACATGGGATGGCGGTTGAGAAAGCATTATTATACAGTGAAGAACCGCCAAAATCCCAAGCAAGAGTTGTTGCTCGCGTGGGTGGAATTTGGGCCTGATAAACACCTGCAGGACAAGGATATGCAAGGTGTCTTCAAAAGTTTGGGGACATTGAAGCATAACTATGTAGAGCCGATTGTTTATCAGCACGTAACCGAGAACGGTGCGTTAATGATAAGAAATTTTTATCCGACGGGCACATTACGTGATATATTGTGCGTAACTAAACCTAAGCAACCGTTTATAAAGAAATATGGAAATCCGAAACAAACGAAATCGTTAACAGTGCCTGAAATTGCTATGTATGGTTACCAG ATTTTGGAAGCTTTAGGATTTCTTCATGAGAAGGGCCTACCATACGGACATTTACATACAGGGAACATTCTTCTGACTCAAAGATGTGCAAAATTATTAGATATAGAAAATGGTCTACTAGGTTTACCGGCATTTTATCGGCCTTATGTTGTACAAAGACGTAAACTTCACGCCACG ACTCAAGTGGACGTTTACTCATTTGGACATGTACTATACGAATTGGCATTTGGAAGACCATTACTAGAAGCGACATGTTCGGAATTACCATACTGCGAACCAGCTCTGAAAAGCTTGCTAGAGGTGATACTGTCGCCAGAAGCTCTGAAACAAGATCTGCcgacagtgtcgcatttattggAACACCCGTTCTTTGAATCAGCGAGACATGCTGTACTGGCAGCCGGATCCGTGGAAAAACCACACTTCAAATTGAGCAGCCACTTAAAGGAAGCTCTACAGCAAGCGGTAAACAAAGCTGAACAGCGACTGAAGGATGAACAAAAAGTGGCAAGACATCAGAAAAGGCTTGTCAAAGTTCAAGAAATGATGAGTTCGGAAGAGGAGATGAAGAAACGAAAACAAAAACTG AAGAAAGAACAAAAATTAGCCCAAGAACAACGTTCTGCAAATCAGTTAAGTGCGAACGGGATGAAACACGTAAATGGCAAGAGTCCGGAACGTTCAGACAGTCCTACCAGTACTTCCACGGCGACTAGTGTTGGGACCTTAACACCACCATCGCTAC CTGGGCACAAAAGTTGA
- the LOC143431474 gene encoding PX domain-containing protein kinase-like protein isoform X2: MALFEKRYTNKVLLDDTEKLTSVIENARTIDGHTEYVIKTQRGPLPEKSWRVSRRYNDFVQLNAALSISGIDLALPPKKIIGNMEPDFIAHRQVALQNYLNNILMNPILASSLSTKKFLDPENYTAPLHEIALQQVSLALRSDANFEVCKAIPDMGWRLRKHYYTVKNRQNPKQELLLAWVEFGPDKHLQDKDMQGVFKSLGTLKHNYVEPIVYQHVTENGALMIRNFYPTGTLRDILCVTKPKQPFIKKYGNPKQTKSLTVPEIAMYGYQILEALGFLHEKGLPYGHLHTGNILLTQRCAKLLDIENGLLGLPAFYRPYVVQRRKLHATTQVDVYSFGHVLYELAFGRPLLEATCSELPYCEPALKSLLEVILSPEALKQDLPTVSHLLEHPFFESARHAVLAAGSVEKPHFKLSSHLKEALQQAVNKAEQRLKDEQKVARHQKRLVKVQEMMSSEEEMKKRKQKLKKEQKLAQEQRSANQLSANGMKHVNGKSPERSDSPTSTSTATSVGTLTPPSLHASQGDGVPTVTATIPPPPSRMPPPPDASMTNSVPKLTNERTALLGSICNFNKTSLRKVANGYQ; the protein is encoded by the exons ATGGCTTTATTTGAGAAACGGTACACAAATAAAGTGCTGCTAGATGATACAGAAAAGCTGACGAGCGTCATTGAAAATGCAAGAACAATCGACGGACACACG GAATATGTGATCAAAACGCAAAGAGGTCCACTACCGGAGAAATCTTGGAGAGTTAGCAGACGCTACAATGATTTCGTACAGCTCAACGCAGCTTTATCAATATCAGGCATTGACCTGGCCCTTCCTCCAAAAAAGATTATTGGTAATATGGAACCAGACTTCATAGCTCATCGTCAAGTAGCCCTACAG AATTATCTAAACAATATACTAATGAATCCTATATTAGCGTCGTCGCTTTCTACGAAAAAGTTCTTAGATCCGGAAAATTACACAGCGCCGTTACATG AAATAGCTCTTCAACAGGTGTCGCTAGCTTTACGCAGCGATGCGAACTTCGAAGTCTGCAAGGCCATTCCTGACATGGGATGGCGGTTGAGAAAGCATTATTATACAGTGAAGAACCGCCAAAATCCCAAGCAAGAGTTGTTGCTCGCGTGGGTGGAATTTGGGCCTGATAAACACCTGCAGGACAAGGATATGCAAGGTGTCTTCAAAAGTTTGGGGACATTGAAGCATAACTATGTAGAGCCGATTGTTTATCAGCACGTAACCGAGAACGGTGCGTTAATGATAAGAAATTTTTATCCGACGGGCACATTACGTGATATATTGTGCGTAACTAAACCTAAGCAACCGTTTATAAAGAAATATGGAAATCCGAAACAAACGAAATCGTTAACAGTGCCTGAAATTGCTATGTATGGTTACCAG ATTTTGGAAGCTTTAGGATTTCTTCATGAGAAGGGCCTACCATACGGACATTTACATACAGGGAACATTCTTCTGACTCAAAGATGTGCAAAATTATTAGATATAGAAAATGGTCTACTAGGTTTACCGGCATTTTATCGGCCTTATGTTGTACAAAGACGTAAACTTCACGCCACG ACTCAAGTGGACGTTTACTCATTTGGACATGTACTATACGAATTGGCATTTGGAAGACCATTACTAGAAGCGACATGTTCGGAATTACCATACTGCGAACCAGCTCTGAAAAGCTTGCTAGAGGTGATACTGTCGCCAGAAGCTCTGAAACAAGATCTGCcgacagtgtcgcatttattggAACACCCGTTCTTTGAATCAGCGAGACATGCTGTACTGGCAGCCGGATCCGTGGAAAAACCACACTTCAAATTGAGCAGCCACTTAAAGGAAGCTCTACAGCAAGCGGTAAACAAAGCTGAACAGCGACTGAAGGATGAACAAAAAGTGGCAAGACATCAGAAAAGGCTTGTCAAAGTTCAAGAAATGATGAGTTCGGAAGAGGAGATGAAGAAACGAAAACAAAAACTG AAGAAAGAACAAAAATTAGCCCAAGAACAACGTTCTGCAAATCAGTTAAGTGCGAACGGGATGAAACACGTAAATGGCAAGAGTCCGGAACGTTCAGACAGTCCTACCAGTACTTCCACGGCGACTAGTGTTGGGACCTTAACACCACCATCGCTAC ATGCGTCGCAAGGTGATGGAGTTCCTACGGTTACGGCTACTATACCACCGCCCCCATCTCGAATGCCACCACCTCCTGATGCGAGTATGACGAACAGCGTCCCGAAGTTAACCAACGAACGAACTGCACTGCTTGGAAGTATCTGTAACTTCAACAAAACTAGTCTTCGTAAAGTTGCCAATGGATATCAATAA